From a region of the Leptospira venezuelensis genome:
- a CDS encoding DUF6573 family protein produces MDNFFEDFEIIDSYTRAEAIKDGGLIDLSNGEFSHLVKRIYKYPLAVTAGVWHEIRWIVENSNDQVSFENVIEVMLKATILNKTKVIDESSHLFRLNLSIQDLPGPSYRDFKIICGPGDNASPVLTILLPEED; encoded by the coding sequence ATGGATAATTTCTTTGAAGATTTCGAGATCATAGATTCCTATACCAGAGCAGAAGCTATCAAAGATGGTGGTTTGATAGATCTATCTAATGGAGAATTTTCTCATTTAGTTAAAAGAATCTACAAATATCCGTTAGCAGTTACTGCGGGTGTTTGGCATGAAATAAGATGGATAGTAGAGAATTCTAATGATCAAGTTTCATTCGAGAATGTTATAGAAGTAATGCTAAAAGCTACAATTTTGAATAAAACTAAGGTAATTGATGAGTCTTCTCATCTCTTTCGTTTAAATCTTTCAATACAAGATTTACCAGGTCCATCTTATAGAGATTTTAAAATCATTTGCGGTCCCGGCGACAACGCATCTCCTGTTTTAACTATTCTTCTTCCCGAAGAAGATTAA
- a CDS encoding DNA polymerase domain-containing protein, with the protein MSKTFEGYLLDLYDLEGNITLWVKGEKEIRCFYDSHYPTFYIKTDKAYENKFIERLRELHALLKEPERVTKLGFYDNKPTSVLKICLSRPSVLRTIYHKIFAFYEKADIYHSDIELPTSYLYSKNLFPLAKVKVLYDDRNRVIKIEPLTDLKDKDYEVPYLTTLEISFKENHRIGYSKSNPLVLVAGDYREELYYEKIPDLLHRLNEVFKQRDPDIILSAYGDQSILPFLFHQSQKYRIRLDLDRDKGQITRKIQNKGTSFESYGQVIFRAASYPLFGRLHIDSNNSFVFKESFLLGIIELARLSRIPIQRMARASTGTALTNIEMAVALKRDYLVPWQKAALERPKTLYELFRNDKGGLVTIPNLSTGSVLENVAQLDFAQMYPSIMSKYNISPETVNCICCDNDETKTYIPGTNYHICSKRRGVVSEALEDILERRKYYKEQIENVPDDVSIYEARQNALKWMLVTSFGYLGYRNAKFGRLESHESVTAIGREVLLIAKEEAEEAGYLFLHAITDSLFISKPNEDQFSKEELLILCERISERTKIQLKIEGIYDWLFFPASKTDHEIGVVNRYFGKFSNGEIKKRGVFVRRKDMPMYIKVFQTSIFSILESCSTRKELQEAIPRIEELFYSFVTDVENDSVPITDLFLRRTISKDKESYVGNNASNNSLQALADAGITVEPGEKIKYLVTRGYKGKRVYLPEETALKLKQRPPVHKEYYRGLLIQAMEEIMEHLLPREYFKALKENQLLLPIFSATKGEECVEDTPLMPLLLK; encoded by the coding sequence ATGAGCAAAACCTTTGAAGGTTACCTTTTAGATCTCTATGACTTAGAGGGAAATATTACTCTCTGGGTAAAGGGTGAAAAAGAAATTCGCTGTTTCTATGATTCTCATTATCCAACATTCTATATCAAAACAGACAAAGCATATGAAAATAAATTCATAGAACGTCTTAGAGAATTACATGCTCTCCTAAAAGAACCAGAGAGAGTAACTAAGTTAGGTTTCTACGATAACAAACCAACTTCTGTTCTAAAAATCTGCCTTTCTCGTCCTTCGGTATTACGAACCATTTATCATAAGATCTTTGCTTTCTATGAGAAGGCAGATATCTATCATTCCGATATAGAATTACCAACATCATATCTGTATTCAAAGAATCTATTCCCTTTAGCAAAGGTAAAGGTTCTTTACGATGATCGGAATCGTGTAATCAAAATAGAACCCTTAACAGATCTCAAAGATAAGGATTATGAAGTTCCATACCTGACTACTTTAGAAATCAGTTTCAAAGAAAATCACCGGATTGGATACTCAAAATCAAATCCCTTGGTGCTTGTAGCCGGGGATTATAGAGAAGAGTTATACTATGAGAAAATCCCTGATCTCTTGCACAGATTAAATGAGGTGTTTAAACAAAGAGATCCGGACATTATTCTTTCTGCTTATGGCGATCAATCGATCCTTCCTTTTCTGTTTCATCAGAGCCAGAAGTATCGCATTAGATTAGATTTAGATAGAGATAAAGGACAGATTACTCGAAAAATCCAAAATAAAGGTACGAGCTTCGAAAGCTATGGACAGGTGATCTTTAGGGCAGCTAGCTACCCTTTGTTTGGGCGACTCCATATTGATAGTAACAATTCCTTCGTCTTCAAGGAATCTTTCCTGCTTGGAATCATTGAGTTAGCTAGACTTAGTAGAATACCTATTCAACGGATGGCTCGGGCAAGCACTGGCACGGCATTGACAAACATTGAGATGGCTGTAGCTCTAAAGCGAGACTATCTTGTTCCTTGGCAAAAAGCCGCTCTGGAACGTCCCAAAACCCTCTATGAGCTTTTCAGAAATGATAAGGGAGGTTTAGTAACCATTCCTAACCTTTCCACCGGTTCCGTATTAGAAAACGTAGCACAGTTAGACTTTGCTCAGATGTATCCGAGCATCATGTCCAAATATAATATCAGTCCAGAAACCGTGAATTGTATCTGCTGTGATAACGATGAAACTAAAACCTATATACCCGGAACCAATTATCATATTTGTTCTAAGAGAAGAGGCGTTGTTTCGGAAGCCTTAGAAGATATCTTAGAACGAAGGAAATACTACAAGGAACAGATTGAGAATGTTCCCGATGACGTCTCAATCTACGAAGCCAGACAAAATGCTCTCAAATGGATGCTAGTCACTTCCTTTGGATACCTCGGATATCGTAACGCTAAGTTTGGTAGATTAGAAAGTCATGAATCCGTTACCGCCATTGGAAGAGAGGTATTACTAATAGCAAAAGAAGAAGCCGAGGAAGCCGGTTATCTATTCCTACATGCGATCACTGATTCCCTTTTTATTTCAAAACCAAATGAGGATCAGTTCTCCAAAGAAGAGTTACTAATCCTCTGTGAAAGAATCTCCGAAAGAACAAAGATCCAACTGAAAATCGAAGGAATTTACGACTGGTTATTCTTTCCTGCATCCAAAACCGATCATGAGATTGGCGTAGTAAATAGATACTTTGGTAAATTCTCTAATGGTGAAATTAAGAAGCGAGGTGTGTTTGTTCGGCGAAAGGACATGCCTATGTATATTAAGGTTTTCCAAACTTCGATCTTTTCAATCCTCGAATCTTGTTCAACTCGGAAGGAGCTACAAGAAGCGATTCCAAGAATAGAAGAACTTTTCTATTCTTTTGTCACCGATGTAGAGAACGACTCCGTTCCTATCACTGATCTCTTCCTTCGCAGAACGATTTCTAAGGACAAAGAATCATATGTCGGTAACAATGCCTCTAATAACTCTCTACAAGCATTAGCGGATGCAGGAATTACAGTGGAGCCGGGAGAGAAAATAAAATATCTGGTTACCCGAGGATACAAAGGTAAGAGAGTCTACCTTCCAGAGGAAACCGCTCTCAAATTAAAGCAGAGACCACCTGTTCACAAAGAATATTACAGAGGACTTCTCATCCAGGCTATGGAAGAAATCATGGAACATTTACTTCCTCGGGAATACTTTAAAGCCTTAAAGGAAAATCAATTGCTTTTACCGATATTCTCTGCTACTAAAGGCGAAGAATGTGTGGAAGATACTCCATTAATGCCTCTGCTTCTCAAGTAA
- a CDS encoding SOS response-associated peptidase, protein MCGRYSINASASQVIEQFLLFHEEKKIKEEYRQEKEVFPTHVEPVIRQGEKERTLDYLHWGVKFDWLKQLMINAREDKLISSPIWSKMIKVDRIVVPATSYWEWSELETKGENRYEMTPSSNSLFSFAGLTSEFLDKNGKTKKGFVLITVDANKHISSIHDRQPAMIKAEDIDTWLDNSTKDPIKLLYHASEKEIEYKKVPNKLDDLDLFK, encoded by the coding sequence ATGTGTGGAAGATACTCCATTAATGCCTCTGCTTCTCAAGTAATAGAACAATTCCTCCTTTTTCATGAAGAAAAGAAAATCAAAGAAGAATATAGACAAGAAAAAGAAGTATTCCCAACGCATGTCGAGCCTGTGATAAGACAAGGTGAAAAAGAAAGAACACTAGATTATCTTCACTGGGGTGTAAAATTCGATTGGTTAAAACAGTTAATGATAAATGCAAGGGAAGATAAACTAATCTCCTCCCCAATCTGGTCGAAGATGATCAAGGTAGATAGAATAGTAGTTCCTGCGACTTCATACTGGGAATGGAGTGAATTAGAAACTAAAGGAGAGAATAGATATGAAATGACTCCATCAAGTAACTCTTTATTTTCATTCGCTGGACTAACGTCAGAATTCTTAGATAAAAATGGAAAAACCAAAAAGGGATTTGTTTTAATAACTGTAGATGCGAATAAACATATTTCATCTATACATGACCGTCAGCCTGCGATGATCAAGGCAGAAGATATTGATACTTGGTTAGATAACTCCACTAAAGATCCAATCAAGCTACTGTATCATGCCAGTGAAAAAGAGATCGAATATAAAAAAGTGCCGAACAAATTAGATGACCTCGATCTTTTCAAATGA
- a CDS encoding DnaB-like helicase C-terminal domain-containing protein → MSNRVPVDISDIQPRNLFEREYFQILEERTRMKTQRSLGFESLDKLIYSPAAMHELTILAGESGTGKSLFGLAMELELLKKGVCVVKIFPEMGKTRNHDRFISMLANIVTKDLNLELFEKPDRMNEIKYDLSRFTDLTNRYYPVDDRNVSVETLPLYIEKAKRYFEELGVLPSDEYMVVFIDLLSLLNNWGSTAPAIEDSLANLNRVIGTLPIHVVGIVQTNESKKRSRKDSEENNLENYYVNLYDIKNSAAYKERARDVLILNRPNVIASRFDLLYNEMLDFIDVSLQKSNDGETGNARFVLDNGNGIKIYPYRDPMLFDYDDFQVTRDY, encoded by the coding sequence ATGAGTAACAGAGTCCCTGTTGATATCTCAGATATTCAACCAAGGAATTTATTTGAGAGGGAGTATTTTCAAATATTAGAGGAGAGAACAAGAATGAAAACACAACGATCTTTAGGTTTCGAGAGTTTAGATAAGCTTATCTATTCTCCGGCAGCAATGCATGAGTTAACTATACTCGCTGGTGAATCTGGGACTGGTAAATCCTTATTTGGATTAGCAATGGAGTTGGAACTATTGAAGAAGGGCGTTTGTGTAGTTAAGATCTTTCCTGAGATGGGTAAAACAAGAAACCATGATAGATTTATTAGTATGTTAGCTAATATTGTAACTAAAGATCTGAATTTAGAACTTTTTGAAAAACCAGATAGAATGAATGAAATCAAATATGATCTCTCCAGGTTTACAGATTTAACTAACCGATATTACCCAGTTGATGATAGGAACGTCTCTGTAGAAACCCTACCACTCTACATTGAAAAAGCTAAGAGATATTTCGAGGAATTAGGGGTTCTTCCAAGCGACGAATACATGGTCGTTTTTATAGATCTTCTCTCTCTATTAAATAACTGGGGATCAACTGCTCCTGCTATAGAAGATTCTTTAGCCAATTTAAATCGAGTTATAGGAACTCTACCGATACATGTTGTTGGTATTGTTCAAACAAACGAATCAAAGAAAAGAAGTAGAAAGGATAGTGAAGAGAATAATTTAGAAAATTATTACGTAAATCTTTATGATATAAAAAATTCTGCTGCTTACAAAGAAAGAGCTAGGGATGTTCTCATTCTCAATAGACCAAATGTTATAGCCAGTCGCTTTGATTTACTTTACAACGAGATGCTGGATTTCATCGATGTTTCCTTGCAGAAGTCAAATGATGGTGAAACAGGAAATGCTCGATTCGTATTAGATAATGGTAATGGAATTAAAATTTACCCATATAGGGACCCTATGCTATTCGACTATGATGATTTTCAAGTAACTAGGGATTACTAG
- a CDS encoding helix-turn-helix domain-containing protein: MTNQKEKSLIGQKTLAIIEASGESQTNVAPLLKLSKAGLNNLIKGRIESPSKSFLEAIVEVFKVDLNWFLDDSKPVHPISYIRKSGEKASQMDDETILLNHVRNSKGIKEIIKNLINLSAKEVNTWAELISEYTKMKEETKKK; encoded by the coding sequence ATGACTAATCAAAAAGAGAAAAGCCTAATTGGTCAGAAGACTCTAGCTATAATTGAAGCGAGCGGAGAAAGCCAAACTAACGTGGCTCCTTTGCTAAAACTGAGTAAAGCGGGGTTAAACAATCTGATTAAAGGAAGGATAGAATCCCCCTCTAAATCATTTTTAGAAGCCATCGTCGAAGTCTTTAAAGTAGACTTAAATTGGTTCTTAGATGATTCAAAGCCGGTTCATCCTATTTCCTATATCCGAAAAAGCGGAGAAAAGGCTTCTCAAATGGACGATGAAACGATCTTACTCAACCATGTTCGGAATTCAAAAGGAATTAAAGAGATTATAAAAAACTTAATTAACCTGTCAGCGAAAGAAGTTAATACGTGGGCAGAACTTATTTCAGAATATACAAAAATGAAAGAGGAAACTAAAAAGAAATGA